The Scyliorhinus canicula chromosome 17, sScyCan1.1, whole genome shotgun sequence DNA window ctccaccagcctctccctctcgatcctctccctgtacgcccgaatggatataagctcccctctaactactgccttcagcgcttcccaaaccaccccaacttgcacctccccgttgtcattggcttccaaatacccctctatacccctacggacccggccacacacttcctcctctgccagaagccccacatctaacctccacagcgggcgctgatcctttccctcccccagctccaggtccaccaaatgcagagcatggtcagatatggctatcgccgaatactccgcccccaccaatctcgggatcagcgccctgctgagaacaaaaagtcaatccgggaataagccttgtgaacatgggagaaaaggagaactccctaccccccggcttcaagaacctccaagggtctacccctcccatctgacccatgaaccccctcagcaccgaggccgccgccggcctcttacccgtcctcgACTttgagcgatccagagccggatccagccccgtattaaagtccccgcccaggATCAAAGCCCCGTCTCCAAGTCCGGAATCTggcccagcatgcgccgcatgaagcccgcatcgtcccagttgaccagtacacattgaccagaaccacccgctccccctgaaatCTACCACTCGCcattacatatctacctgcactgtccgccaccacatcagacgcaacaaacgacaagctcttaccaactaagatcgccacccctcgattcttcgcatcgagcccccagtgaaacacctgtcctacccagcctcttctcagtctcacctgatccgccaccttaaggtgcgtctcctggagcatagccatgtccgctcccagccccctcaggtgtgccaagacccgggaccgcttcaccggtccattcagcccccgcaCATTCTTTGTGGCCaaccgaatctggggggtcttccccctccctctgcgccgatcagctatagctctccctcggctcaccatctGCCCGCAgagccccccaggcccgttccctacggtggcagacccccctcccagcccacccCTTCACCAGCCATTTccctacggcccctgcagcagcaacccggtaccccccccccccccccccccacccagctgcaTAACCCCtaacattgtacttccgtaagtcagccgactcctgctgaccccggctaccccCGCCATACCGACGACCACCCCccgtgccggccccgcccccaactcctccagcgcAGGAAGAAAGCCCGCACTTCCATCCCGAACCCCGCCCTCCCAGCCCAACACACGGGAagaagacgggcacatgacccagcaggaccgcgaacagctccccaaccatccaccagtggaaaaaactaaaaagcaccacagtaaataaataacagccccaaaaaaacaaaaatgcagagcaacgaaaaggcaacatcaaacacagccaataaaaacgaaaggataccaaggaggacagagcctccggacaatgtacatcattccccagtcctcagttcgagtccaatttctctgcctggacaaaagcccaggcctcctccggagtgTCAAAGTAGAGcaggcggtccttgtaagtgacccaaaggcgagccagctgtaacaggccaaacttcacccgcttcctgtgaagcactcccttcgcccgattgaagccggcccttctcttcgccacctccgccctccagtcctgatagatcctaatgtccgcattctcccaactgctgctcctttccttcttcgcccatctcagcacacactcacggtcaacgaagcggtgaaagtggaccagcaccaccctaggCGGCCCGGGCTTCCGCAacaacactcgatgggccccctccagctccaagggtccccggaacgaccccacgcccaccaacgagttcagcatcacgaccacgtaggcccccaaatccgaacctcccagcccctccgggaggccctaaatccgcaggttctttcgacgggagcggttctctatctcctccatccttgccagccatttcttgtgaagcacctcgtgcgactccaccttcactgccaggcccaggagctcatcctcgttctccgaggtctTTAGCTGTAGCTTCCGgatctccgcagcctgagccaTCTGGGTTGCCATgatcttgtccagcgaggccttataCAGcaccaggatctcagcttttagctccctgaaggagcgctgaagcagcccctgctgctcccgcgcccactgctgccacgctgccggttccccgcccgccgccatcttgttttccttgcctcgcacctttctctgcttcaaagtcgattttctgaccgctccgctcctggtccagcccATCTACTGGCAGCTGAGCACAATGGctgtgttcccacccggggaaaagttgaACTAGCGCCGCTgctggcccttaaaagagcccgaaagtccaaaaatagcgggagctgccgaacgtgcggcatagctccgcatcgccgcaaccggaagtcgaactgatctttctacacaCCTCTCCGGTTGTAGctgcacccgatgtctatgttcatatatttacattgtgtatttatttattgtatgttctgtgtatttgtgtggaacaatctgcctggactgtacgcaaaacaatacttttcactgtacctcagtacacgtgacaataaatctaaggtATGATGCTGCCTACTGTAACCCATGTCTGCCCATCCCTCTCTCTTACCGCATTACTACAGGCTTGTGCTCTGCCTGGTCTTGTTTTCCACTCTCTCAAAAAGAAACGAGCTGCCAGTCAAGTACATGGATCTTGTGGGCAGTTTAGCAACGGCTTTGGTTAATCAAAATGCATGAGTTCTCACCTACGTGGCGCATGTACAACAAttgttctccctccccaccccgatgTACCCTTGAGGGTAAAATCAGAGCCAAAGTGTGAATAGCAATGGCTATTGATAAAGGAACAGAATTCAGAAACATTTAGTTATTTGATTTACTGAACAAAAAGCAGCATGTACACAATACACATTTACAAATATTATtacacaaaagaaaacaaaacacaaaatgtCAATCTCTGTTTGgtccaaaacaataagcattTGCTATTTGTTACACAAAATGATTGCACTTCTTCCTCTCAGGCCCGCTGAGAGTCTCTACtttgctctctcccccccacttgatCAACATACAAATCTGCGCTGTTAAAGGCTTTGAAATGTTTAGGTTTGAAATACTTAACACATCATACCCGTTTAATATTTAAAAAGTACAATGCCCACTCCCTCTATCCTCCTGCAGCAGTTTAAGTTTCGGTAAAGACTATATATAGgacattcataaaatcaatttaGAAATACAATTTGTAACAAGGATGACCAATTATTTGGGATCCTTGCCATCAGATAAGTTGATTTTGTTTTAATGGTGCTCCAGGGCAGCTGATCTAGATATAGGTGGCTTGTCAAATGATTCAATAGCAGGCTAAAACGGTAGGCTAAATTCACCAAAGTGAAGCTTCAGTACAACAGCTGTGATATCCCAATGTGAAACACTGTCGACAATATTGGCTGATTTAGGGCAGATAGCAAAATGAAAGAATAGTTGGTCAACATTGCGCCATGAGGCAACGGCCCAAAGCTCAAGACACTTCTGTACAGAAACGACTGTTTCACAAGGCAAGAAAATGATACCTTTTCTCCAGTGACTGACTGACAAGCACTGCTCAAAGTTTATAGGGATCATTTTCATCTCCAAAGCCTGAGCAGTAATCTGGTGGAgcatgtctctctctcccccaacaacGGTGGAAGCCATCCACTTTATCATCCCATTGAAATCAATGAGCTGAAGATCAGGCACAGCTACAACAGGTGGGCAAAGGTCCATTAGACTACCATACAGCTGAATTTGACCCCAATGGTGATTATCCGCTGTGATAAATACAAACAGGATCTCCAAATGTATGTCTTGACATAAAACTCAGCTTTGAAACCAGTAGAGGTTTATGCTATGAAATTACCATGAACCCCACTGTAGCGTTGTCCCAGCTGTAGTACTGTATCACTTTCCTTATGATTGTTCTAAACTCCAAATCAGCTTTCAAGTCAGTCAACTGATAATCTCAtggaggtcaggcagcatttgtgaaaGGTCataacctgaaacattaattctaaattctctctccacagatgcagcccgacctgctgagtggtttcagcattttctattcttatttcagattttcagcatcttaaGTATGTTGCTTTTGAGATAATGTCACGGTCTGCATTGGTTAGAAAGGTAGATAGTTAGAAACCTAGATAGTAGACAATGCAATTAGAtaccttttttaaatttagcaagACTGGACTGCTACAAATTAAATAGAACTTCCTTTAAAATTGACTGCACAGCTTGAAACGGTTCAAGGAAACGACTTTGTAGCTTCAGGCTCAAGGAATTAGAGCACAAGTCACTTTAAAGGACATTGTCTACATGAGACGGAATtaaaattttcttttccaatcacAATAGAATTTTGCAGTGGGATCATAAAGTTGACAGGGCAAATGTTTTGCCAAGCTAACTTCTGTCTTGGACTGAGATCAACACTACAAAGTCAGTCACTCAAGATTAGTTGACAATGAAAAACAAGTTAACTTCAACAAGAAATTGGGCCACTTTATGAACCTCAGTTCTTGGGTGTGAaataaaagcaacaaaaaaaaaagagccatgaatggcagagcaggttcaaggagTCGTACAGCtaattcctatttcttatgttcttacaacaCAGTACACAAATTTCAAATAATGCAGACATAAAATTACATGGACAGATGCTTTTAAACTGGTTCTTGACCGTTGATGCATTGCTAAAGGGACTCATCATCTTGCTCCTTCTCTAGCATCAATAATACCATCCCTCTCCCATAAAGCTCAATAAGCTACAATATATTCCAAAACAATCAGAGCTTGTGTAAATATCTCAAACCTCATATCATTTAGAATGTTTTAAAACAGCCATAAACCAGATTACTTTCTGTTTACAGATCTCAGTAAGCAGGTGCTTTGGTCTCCATTCACAAAGCACACAACCATTATATCTAGGAGAGAGCATTGTAGACATTGATATATTACAGCAGTCTCTTACATTGCATCCAACACCTAACCAGGGCCAAACATCCTTTGACAAGGGCAGGTGTTAATTCAACAGGTACTTGGGTTATTCAAAAAGCATGATATGCTCTTCACTGGGGTTAAATTGGCTGAACAGCCAACGGCATTGGGTAACGCATTTTAATATGTTACACAACAAAATAGTTATTCAAATTTTTGTTCATGCATTAAAAAGTTACATTTACTTTCTACACATGTATTATTGCACTCCATGTCTTTGTTAGGAATAAGACCAAGAACAATGCAATGCATCGGGCACACGGAGCAAATGTATTCTTTGCCCTGGATACACAAGAAGCATTCTTAATCCTCTTTCCAGAAAGATTCTCATTAAAATTCTATTGAGGGAGGTTATTATACACATGGGTGGTTGCAAACATGTAGAAATCCAAGTACTATGAAAGTCTGTTAAATTACTGAGTCCAGATCTATAATATCTAAATGGCTTGCCTTCAGTGGAGGGGAAGTATTCAAACCGGTGTCAGGCTGCAATGAACAGACTCAAATATGTTTCCTGTACAAACCCACCACAATAAAGAGGATCATGGCAAACCAATATTAACGGGGATAAAAAGCTGCCTCTGTTTTTAATATGAATCACTGTTGTAGGGTTTTTGTCCTACATGTGTATAAGTACTGCAATGGAAACAGAACTTCAACTGAAGTTGTAAAGTGACTGCATGGATTATCTGATGGTAAATAAGGAATACAGAAGGTTACCTCCAATTGTCTATTTGTAGACAattaggggtgggggtgagaaatATTTCCAGCTCCTCAGATCAGAAAAATCATAACCGTTGCTCCCAATTGTCACTGCACTGGACTGGTAATGTAACATGAGCTTTCCCCCATCTCTGTGCTGACTTTTCCATTGTTAGGCTGCACGTAAAGCAGCACTTAAATACGGTCTAATCCCCTTCATTCAAAGTTGCTCAATTCTAATTGTCAGTTCATTCAAATTTCTTTTAACAGTAAACTCCCACTTTGCAGTTTTATTTACGTCATAATTCAGATTACTGAATCATTCCAATTTTTTTGTATATGCAAAGCTTGGAATTATATTAAAAATGTGAACTCAGCATATTGTCAATGTGGGAATAAAATACCTGCATCTTCCTTTCTTTCTTCTTCGGTGTATCCTTAGTGAAAACTACAGGCACAGCAGTTCTGTTCCCCTTTAACAAAAAATAAATCCCACAGCAAGCAGAATCTGACTCGATGGATTCAATTTTTCATATTTGGCAGCAGAGCTCCATGTGCCAGATCGAGTCCAATTTATACAAGAGCTAGTGCATGTATAACATAAATGTACCATATCCAGGCAGCACTCTTTAATTCCGAAGTCCATTACCCCCTCCAATCAATGTTAATCAGGCATGTCGATGTTGAGCTTTTGAGGGGGGACAAAGTATTTCCCAGGACTCTGGGTGATCACTACTCCAGTCTTTTTATGGAACATTGGGGCTATCTTAGCAGGCTCTGGTAAAGGCATCTCCTCAGAGTCTTCGCTGTCATCATGGTGAAGTTCATACGAAATGTTTCCGTATTCCCGCAAGAAAGGAAAGATTTCCAGAAGGAACTGACAGAAGTCTTTGCGGATTCCAAACCACCCTACAAAAGTAACAAAATTAGTGGACATGAGAAATTTCAAAATGTCCTGTGTGTCGCTGGACAGCTGACAGCTCTATCAAGAATCAAGTCCATTATATTAATACTTTGGTTTGGAgtacaacatttttttttcaaaacaaataaaaaaagagtAGAAAATGTGGACAGTTTTAAAGTATCAAATTGCAACAATTCAACGGCGAATTCTGGACTCACAAAGTTTGAGATTCTGAACCCCAGCCCATGTCCAATGTGGTTTCatcagaatttattgtccattagAGCTGCATGTTCTCATTGCAGTGATGAGCCACAGCACTTTATTGTGACAACATACATCAAAATGATGGAATATAGGGTAAAATTCTAACAAACACTAGAAATACTTACAGTGATTACCCCCTTTCTGTCCAAACGTTGTTGCCATTAATGTTATCAGAGAAAGCCAGAGAGGAATGAAAATTGGAATATATGAAAAATGATTGTGACCATCCAGTTTGTGAACCAAAAGAATCTGAGGAGAAAAATAAAATCATGAGTGCCTGCAGGGAGATGCTGCACACTCCGTACTGGGCAAAGAGAAATCACACATTCAGGTATAATATCTCAGCAGTAGGACTGGGAGGTTTCGCGAGGGGTTGGCACGCTCGTCAAATGCATGCCTGCCGAAAAACACTTTCAAATCCAAGTAATCAACTAACAGTGGAACTTCTCCAAGAGTATAAATTAGTCAGATGGCTCAAGGAAGGAACACCCACAGGGAGCAACAGTCAAAAGGACATCCAGGTGGTTTTGTCCATCTCTACAAAGTGGCAACAAAGacctggggtgggagggtggaagTTCATATGGCCAAACTTGGCTGAGATATATGGGAGAAAGACAGCTGAACTGAGGTTTCATGGTTCAAGTGCCTTGTCACTGTGGCTTCCAGATTTCTACTGACCATTTTGTTTGTTAAGCATGACTTGCAAAAGCACAATACTTGTCAAACCCGTTTTTGTGCTGGATTAATCGAGCGAACCGGCAAACCCTGAAAATTCCCTCCATGAATGAAACTATCCTCTAAGCATCAATATATCTTTAGCAATGAAAATCAGATCAACTGATCACTTTAAAAGCAGCGACACTTTAGTAATTGAAGAACGCAATGACCCCATTACCAAAACCAAGTTGCATACCTCAAAGGTCAAAAGCGGAACAACAATGGTCATCCAACTGATGGCCATTGTGACGTGGGTCCGTCTTTGTTCAGCTATCACATCCATAGATCGCAAGAAGAGTACCGACCACACAATGTAGTAGAGCACAACTAGGCAGAGAAACGACATCAGGATCCACAAAGGAACACAGACCAcctacaaaacaaaaaaaatcaataatgCATGGCTGAAGAAATTATACCGGCTTTAAAACTTATTTTCCTGCATTTACATATTTGCTCACAACAGCGTTTTGTGCGGCCTATGCTGATGTTTGGTTATTCTGCGCCTGCTGACGACTTTGAAGACATAACAACAAGCGATTTCTATGTTACAATCCCACGCACAAAACATCACAAACAGCTCAACTCGCTTCATGGGCCTTGTAAGCTGCTTATTACAGATTGTGCATGGGTATTTGCCTCCCTATAATCAGCAAACCCATTTATCTGCATGGCTTTTAGCAGCCGCCAGAATAAAAATTTCCAAACCTAACATGTTAAGAGATGTAGGGCTTCCTGCTTATTAAAATGACTTCCTATGCCAGTGAATGGATTGTGTGCTGAGTGTATGAACAGTAAGCACATACCCAACAAGCACAAACTGTACTCACTGGAACGGGGAGATATTTCAACAGGCAGGTCATGTCTGTATTAAGAAACACTTCAATACAGTATCCAATATTTGTAATGGACTTTGGAGGGGAAGCCACAGTCAAATTCAATTTTGACCATTAAAAGGGCTCAGAATATCTTCAGAACAGAAAGAAAtgacaaggaggccatttagcccttcatgTCTGCTTCGCATTTCAATTATTAGATCACTGCTGATCTTCACCTCAATTTTATTTGCCTGCCTTAGCTCCAAATCCCATAATACT harbors:
- the tmem185 gene encoding transmembrane protein 185-like — its product is MNLRGLFQDFNPSKFLIYACLLLFSVLLSLRLDGIIQWSYWAVFTPVWLWKLMVIIGASVGTGVWARNPQYRAEGETCVEFKAMLIAVGIHLLLLMFEVLVCDRIERGTHFWLLVFMPLFFVSPVSVAACVWGFRHDRSLELEILCSVNILQFIFIALRLDEIIKWPWLVVCVPLWILMSFLCLVVLYYIVWSVLFLRSMDVIAEQRRTHVTMAISWMTIVVPLLTFEILLVHKLDGHNHFSYIPIFIPLWLSLITLMATTFGQKGGNHWWFGIRKDFCQFLLEIFPFLREYGNISYELHHDDSEDSEEMPLPEPAKIAPMFHKKTGVVITQSPGKYFVPPQKLNIDMPD